Proteins encoded together in one Argiope bruennichi chromosome 1, qqArgBrue1.1, whole genome shotgun sequence window:
- the LOC129973636 gene encoding histone-lysine N-methyltransferase SETMAR-like has protein sequence MNAELYCETLRGLSKLVKNKRYGKLSKGVVLLHDKASTTQCLFRSFEWEVWQQPPFNPDMTPSDFNVFGKLKNHLGGSLFSNEDQIQTAFLSWLQDQRAIFYSQGIERLVLSSDKCLQRLGDYVEK, from the coding sequence ATGAATGCAGAGTTGTACTGTGAAACACTAAGAGGTTTGAGCAAACTTGTGAAAAACAAGAGATATGGAAAGTTAAGCAAAGGCGTTGTCCTCTTGCACGACAAGGCAAGCACAACACAGTGTTTGTTTCGCAGTTTTGAATGGGAGGTCTGGCAGCAACCACCATTCAACCCCGATATGACACCTAGTGACTTTAACGTATTCGGCAAGCTCAAAAATCATTTGGGTGGAAGCCTATTTTCCAACGAGGACCAGATTCAGACAGCTTTTCTAAGCTGGCTCCAGGACCAAAGAGCGATTTTCTATAGTCAAGGCATTGAACGATTAGTGCTAAGTTCCGACAAATGTCTCCAGCGACTGGGAGATTATGTTGAGAAATAG